Genomic window (Polaribacter batillariae):
TAAGAAGTTTTTTAAAATTTAAAGATATTTATTAACCTCTAAAACAACCTTCTGTCTGGTGGTTTGTTTTTATCCCATTTTAAGTCTGCTAAAACAGAAGATTTTACACCAATAAAAAAGGTGTAAGAAGAATTTGTACCAAAAGGAACCCAGTTAAAATTAAATCTCCAACTATCTAAATCTCTCGAAAAGTTAAATCTCGAAAAAGTAAAGGCACCACCTTTAAAATCGTACCCAGAAGAATAACCAACTTTCCATTTTGGAGACAGTTCTAAATTACCGCTAAAAATTAAACTATTTACTCCTATGCTTCCGCCATCAAGACCATTGTTTACATAGTTTGTAGAGTAAGCTAAATTAATAGACCAAGGAATGTCCGAATTATAAAGCTCGGCAGTTTTATTTTTATTTTCTTTAGAAGAATTTGCGTTATTTCTACGATTTAACAAATCTGCTGGATTGATATCGTCTCCAATAATATCTGGCGGATTGTTACCAGAATTATTGTTGGTGTTTTTATCTTTTTCTCCTTTATCTTTCTTAAAATCTTTACTAGAAATAGAGTAATTTGCCGTTAAACTTGCGTTTGTTAATCTTGGAAAACCAGGGTTAAATTCGTCGATTCTTACAGCAGTTCCATTAGATTCGATGGTTTTGTACGGATCTAAAGAACCGTTTATATTAATGGCTAATTTATCTTTAAAAAAACGGGTTCCTGCAGAAAAACTAATGTTAGACCATCGCAAACTATCTGCGGCAATATTGTAAGAAGTATTAAAATTTAAATTGTTTAAGAGTGTAATTTTTTCATCTTCTTCATCGCTATCAGGATCACTTGGGGCGACTTTGGCTTCTAAAACATTGTTTAAAGAAATTCCAATAGAATTACTTAACCCAACAGATGGTGCTCTGTATAAACTGTTATCGAAAATTGTATATTTTTCAAAATCTAAAGGATCTGCACTTCTTCGAACTTGCCTTACAAATTGGCTACCAAAATCGGGTCTGTAAGAATACGATATAGAAGGCCTAAAAGTGTGTCTAATTGTTTTTAATTTTCCTCTTTTAAAGTTAAAAGTACCATAGATGTTTGTAGATAAACTGGCCCCTAAATTATAGGTTCTAAAAGACTTAAAACCAGTTAAAGAGTCTGTTCTAACTCTTGCATTAATAGGGTCATATTCTTTTTCGATATAATTAAAATTCCAAGACTCTTCGTAATTTGCGCTTGGAGAAATTGTAAAATATTTAAAAGCCTTTAAGTTTGTGTTGGTACCTGTTTTATGTTGCATTCCAGACCTAGCAGTTTCAAACATTTTAGCCGTTAAAAAATCATCTTCGTTGGTATTTATTAAATACTGTCCTTGCATTGTATAATTAAAACCCATTTTTTGAATTGGATTTTTCTTGACACCATCTTTGCCTGCGAACGGATAAATTCGATTCATATTTAAGGTTAAAGAAGGCAAAGTCATTGTAATTTGGTTTGTATTTGTATTTTGTTGATGTGTCGCAGTAACGTTCATGTTAAAGGGGGTTCCCACAAAAGTTTTACTATAATTTACAGAAGAGTTAAAAGTATTGGTTAGCGATTGAGAAATATTAGACTGGTTTAAAGATTCTCTAAAGAAACGACTACTTCCTAAATTAACAGAAGCAGTAAATCTAGAATTAGGACTCGCTTTTTGATCTTGATTATGCGACCAACGTAAATTAAAGTTATTAGCTTTAGAAAAGCTTTCGAAACCACGAATTCCACTAATTATATTTTCGAAGTTAAAACTAAAAGAACCGTTAAAACGATACCTTTTGTTGTAATTAGAGTTGGCTCGAAAACCCCAAGTTCCATTAGAATAAACATCGCCTGTTATAGCAAGATCTATATAATTGCTAATGGCAAAATAATAACCACCATTTTGAAACCCAATTCCTCTATCTGTACTACCAGTGTCAAAAGCAGGAATTAAAAAACCAGAAACACTTTTTTCTGATAAAGGAAAATAAGCAAAAGGTAAAATTAAAGGAGTGGGTATGTCTGCTAAAACCAAATTACTAGAACCCACAATAATTTTTTTACCTGGCACTAATTTTGCTTTGTTTGTTGCTATGTAGTAATCAGGGTTTTTCTTTTCTGATGTTGTAAAACGTATTTTTCGAATATATATGGTCGAATCATTTACTCTTTTGGTCTTTTCGCCATAAGTAAACATTTCACCTTGTTTGGTTTTTAAGCCGTAAATTAAAGCTCTTTTTGTTTTAAAATTATAAACAATAGAATCTTGTTCGGTTTCTTGATTGCCTTGTTTAAAAATAGGACGCTGTACATAGCCTGTACTGTCTTTTATTCCTTTAGCAAATAAGGTATTTTTTTTGTAATCTACAATTATAATTCCTGCCTTTAAATCTATATCAGTATAAGTAATATTAGCTTCATTATACAAAGTAACTGTTTTGTTTTTTGCATTTTGAATTGTGTAATCTGTAGCGATATGTGTAATAATATCTTCGATGCTTTCTTTAGGTTTTATGGTGTCTAAAGAAATGCTGTCTTTTTTTCGAAGTAAAATAGAGTCTTTTTTAAGAGTAGAAATACTGTCTTTTTTACCAGCGGGAACTGCTATTTTTTTTGTTGATTTTATCTCTTGAGAAAACCCTAACTTTATAAAAAAGAAGCAGCAAAATAAAAGTATGTATGATAGGTTTGTTTGCAATGCTTTAAATACTATTTTTGTATGCGAGTAAAAATATGGCTCAATAATTGAAGTTCCAAATTAATAAACGCCAAAATTAGTTAAATTTTATTGATGCAATCCCAACAAAAACACAAAAAAATAAATAAAAAGAAAAATCTTTTTCTTTTGCTTGTCGTATTCTTTTTTTTAAGCGGTATAAATGTTCTTGTTGCGCAAAAACAATACACAGTTGTTTTAGACGCTGGCCATGGAGGAAAAGACCCTGGCAATTTAGGAAACGGTTATAAAGAAAAAAATATTGCATTAAAAGTTGCCTTATTGGTAGGTAAAAAATTAAAGAGTAAAAAAGACGTAAAAGTAATTTTTACGCGAAAAAAAGATGTTTTTATAGATTTATGGAAAAGAGGCGATATTGCAAATAATGCGAAAGCAGATTTGTTCGTATCTATACATTGCGATTCTCACACTTCAAATGCATATGGGGCAGGAACTTTCGTATTAGGGTTAAGAGGAAACAAAAAAAACCTAGAAATTGCCAAACGAGAAAATGCAGTAATCTTGTTAGAAGACAACTTTAAAGAGCGTTATAAAGGTTTCGACCCG
Coding sequences:
- a CDS encoding putative LPS assembly protein LptD, which codes for MQTNLSYILLFCCFFFIKLGFSQEIKSTKKIAVPAGKKDSISTLKKDSILLRKKDSISLDTIKPKESIEDIITHIATDYTIQNAKNKTVTLYNEANITYTDIDLKAGIIIVDYKKNTLFAKGIKDSTGYVQRPIFKQGNQETEQDSIVYNFKTKRALIYGLKTKQGEMFTYGEKTKRVNDSTIYIRKIRFTTSEKKNPDYYIATNKAKLVPGKKIIVGSSNLVLADIPTPLILPFAYFPLSEKSVSGFLIPAFDTGSTDRGIGFQNGGYYFAISNYIDLAITGDVYSNGTWGFRANSNYNKRYRFNGSFSFNFENIISGIRGFESFSKANNFNLRWSHNQDQKASPNSRFTASVNLGSSRFFRESLNQSNISQSLTNTFNSSVNYSKTFVGTPFNMNVTATHQQNTNTNQITMTLPSLTLNMNRIYPFAGKDGVKKNPIQKMGFNYTMQGQYLINTNEDDFLTAKMFETARSGMQHKTGTNTNLKAFKYFTISPSANYEESWNFNYIEKEYDPINARVRTDSLTGFKSFRTYNLGASLSTNIYGTFNFKRGKLKTIRHTFRPSISYSYRPDFGSQFVRQVRRSADPLDFEKYTIFDNSLYRAPSVGLSNSIGISLNNVLEAKVAPSDPDSDEEDEKITLLNNLNFNTSYNIAADSLRWSNISFSAGTRFFKDKLAININGSLDPYKTIESNGTAVRIDEFNPGFPRLTNASLTANYSISSKDFKKDKGEKDKNTNNNSGNNPPDIIGDDINPADLLNRRNNANSSKENKNKTAELYNSDIPWSINLAYSTNYVNNGLDGGSIGVNSLIFSGNLELSPKWKVGYSSGYDFKGGAFTFSRFNFSRDLDSWRFNFNWVPFGTNSSYTFFIGVKSSVLADLKWDKNKPPDRRLF